The following proteins are co-located in the Candidatus Nitrotoga sp. AM1P genome:
- the aroE gene encoding shikimate dehydrogenase → MTDRYAVIGNPISHSKSPLIHAQFARQTVQDLSYEAISAPLDGFRDTVLALRDEGCRGMNVTVPFKFEAFQLATQLTVRAQAAQAVNTLKFDGTEIIGDNTDGAGLVADIERNLGFILQGKRVLLMGAGGAAYGVALPLLNAGAIITVANRTEDKAYQLAAVFSAHGPIHGSSYTALAGSQFDCVINATSSSLADSLPPLPRGESASLLSSPNSSFSIEENTKCGGIFAPNALAYDMMYGKETPFLIFAKEQGAARLADGLGMLVEQAAESFFLWRNIRPDTAPVIAKLRLI, encoded by the coding sequence ATGACTGACCGTTACGCCGTAATCGGCAACCCAATTTCGCACAGTAAATCACCACTTATTCACGCTCAATTCGCACGTCAGACCGTGCAGGATTTAAGCTATGAGGCCATCTCCGCACCGTTGGATGGCTTCCGTGATACCGTGCTGGCTTTACGAGATGAGGGATGCCGCGGTATGAACGTGACCGTTCCGTTCAAGTTTGAGGCGTTCCAGCTTGCCACTCAACTCACCGTCCGCGCACAAGCGGCTCAGGCCGTGAATACTCTAAAATTTGATGGTACAGAGATCATTGGCGATAACACCGACGGCGCAGGATTAGTAGCCGACATCGAACGTAATCTTGGTTTCATATTGCAGGGCAAGCGCGTATTGCTAATGGGGGCAGGGGGTGCGGCATATGGTGTGGCGCTACCGCTACTCAATGCAGGAGCGATTATCACGGTAGCGAATCGCACTGAAGACAAGGCATACCAATTGGCTGCTGTATTTTCCGCGCATGGCCCCATTCATGGTAGCAGCTACACCGCACTTGCAGGTTCGCAATTTGATTGTGTGATTAATGCGACTTCCAGCAGCTTGGCAGACTCACTTCCGCCGTTGCCGCGAGGAGAAAGCGCTTCCTTACTTTCTTCCCCTAACTCATCTTTTTCAATTGAAGAAAACACGAAATGCGGGGGAATTTTCGCGCCTAATGCGCTGGCCTACGACATGATGTATGGAAAGGAAACTCCTTTCTTGATTTTCGCTAAAGAGCAAGGCGCAGCGCGGCTTGCGGATGGGCTCGGCATGCTGGTTGAGCAAGCCGCCGAGTCATTCTTTCTATGGCGCAACATACGCCCCGATACCGCCCCTGTCATCGCCAAGCTGCGTCTGATTTGA